The Camelina sativa cultivar DH55 chromosome 16, Cs, whole genome shotgun sequence sequence TCAACAAATGAACgtaatgcaaaaactgaatcaacacGAACAGGGAGGTCAGGATCGCGCAGTCCAGAAACAACACTGTGCAATGCTTTACGAAAGTTGTTCTGATCTGAGAAATTGATATGTGCATATTGTCCAGCTACCCATGCGGcctacattcaaaaaaaaacccgTCAAACAGATCAAAGGGGATCTCAAAGAGTATGACATATAATACTGGGCAACAACAGGAAGTCTATACTAAACTATAGATAGCATTGCAGCAGTAGACTAAGCAATGATGCTTAGATTTCTCGGATAAATTGAAGTACAACAGACGTCGTGGAaaggcaaaacaaaacaatcattcTGGTAAGCTTGTAACAATGGATTATTGAGTTATCCACAACACAGTTTAAAGCCAAATATACCTTTGCTCTAAGATGTCCAACAGGACTACTGAACTCGGGAAAAATATGTTGCACCAACATACGCTCTAGTTCAGATTTGTAGGGATCAATTTGCTTCAATTTGTCACAAAGAGCTCCAACAGCAAGCATCGCACCATCTTTTTGGCGATACGGCTTACGTTCAGCAGGAGCTTCGTCATAACTACACACAGTGTACAAACAAGTTGTCAATAAAACACAAGTGATAGACCAAGTGCCAGGCAGAAGAGCTCAAATGTAATACCTCCTGAAGATCCCAACGACAAACTGAACAAATTTCGGAAGGTTCGCTTTCCCACGCTTTCGAACCAACTCATTTACAAAATCCATGGACGCTGTTCGCGGACTGTACAAGTCTTCAATGATATCTGGATAAGCCCATTAAAAATGATgtatttaataacatttttaatgaTGTGTTTAAGAATTAAGACTGTTTAAGAAAGTGAGTATTATGTAGCACTTACTGTAACCTTTCCTCACATATTCATGTGGGTCTTCCTCCCAAAGCTTTTGATCATTATCATTAAAGCACATTAGCGGGAAAACAATCTCAAAAAGCAGAACATCCAGCCGAGGCAGCAGCATTTTGTACATGCTTTTCTTCGAAATGCTGCAGATACAATGAATTAGTTTCAACAATATCTTTTCTTTGACGAGAAATACCACATATGCCAAATCTGCAAATATCCAGTTCAGAATGTTATCTTGCATGCTCAAGATATATTAGCTTGTCATTAGAACTCGCATCATGAAATTCAAACCATTTCAGAAAGTATATGCAGCGAGTTAATCAGTCATGTAAGAGAACAAAGCTCCCAAGATTAGAAGACATTCGAAACTCATCTAGAATTCCTTTTTTGAAGAAGAGCAGGAAAACACAAATAGTGAATCCTACCTGGCTAAGGTTCTCATTATATCCTCAAACATTACTGAGACATAAACTAAGGAACTAAAAACCACAATTTTCCCCAGTGGGGCATATTCTTACATCACAGCAGTAGTTTATGCTACAGGGGAGATGGTAAAAAAGATATCTAAACACATGATCAATGCAATAGAGTAAAATTACAAAAGCATATAAACCTCTTGGAGTGTTGTAGTTAATTTCAATAACTTATAATTCAGAgaccaaaaaattatatagtgcCAGGCAAATGAGGATATTATAAGTTCGCCAAGTGGGGATACTGAATGTGTGCCTGTACGTAAGTGAAACTAATGTCGACAAGGGATTGTAACACAAACCTGTTGCTTAAGTACTGCAGGAGAAGATTGGTAACTCTGTCAGGAAGATAGCCTCCAATGCGAATTGTATTCAAGAAATTTAGGTGCCCTTCCAAAATTCTGCCTGCATAATTGTTCTGAAACGATTGGGCGAAAGGTTTGTTTTCTGGACTTTGTAGACTTGGATCTCCAAACCTATCAATGAGTgttcacaaaaaaatcaataaacctTCCAAGGGTActttcttgtttaaaaaaaataacatcagATACATACCGACTATAGAGCCTGTTCAATATGTGCACTGTCCACTTCTTGACCTTCCACCAGCCCCAAGATTTTCTAAGTTCTGGATCCAAAGGTTGGCCTTCAACTGGAACAGGACGCTCCGAAACACTCAAGAACAGAACCATCCAGGCATTAAATACGTTTAGATCAAATAATTGCCTTGGTAGCTCCAACTGCCCACAGAGAACAGTAAGAAATGATCATCTGGTGATTCTTTTTGAATACTAACATAGTTAAAATCACGAAAACCATAAAATgtcatgaagaaaaaaaagaacagggAGGTGTTCAGGGATACGCTCCCCAACACATAAGCcagtcttttatttatatattgaagTCTTTCTAAACCAAAGAATAGAACAAATATGGCAATTGCCAATATGATAAGATATTAAACAATACCACTAATAATCtcaaatataagaaaatggaGACAGAGGGATCACAAGTGAAGTTGGAACCACCTCTCTCAGAGCCCTTGTCCCAAGCCTTTCACtttaatacaacaaataatACACAAAACAGTTCGACTGGTTTGAATTGTGTACTAAGGATATGCATATTAGGTTAAGAAAGATAAAAGGTGAAATTCTGCAAAGGCACATGTAACTGATCTCTCTAGCAACTTACATATATGGATGACCAAAATATTTTGCATATCAACTTCATAAGTTCTGCTATCTCCAGAGAGGGGTTTGGTATCTGGATAAGCCCATTAAAAATAGTCAAAAGTTGAGGAAACGTCTCCTCCACGATGCGGGCAACAGGTGTCCTGTCCTCATCTGACTTgaacctagaaaacaaaatcatgaaacaTCATCAACGCGAAGGACTACTTATATGTAAACAATGAGATTGTCATCCAGAATAGCTGCTTCTTTACATGTAAAGAGCAACATGCATTTCTAGCTGGAAGTCGTAAAAAAGAATTGACAGGACATCATGAATTGACAGAGCCATGAACACCATTGTTTTCTAATAACACGTTTTAAACACTCTCATAGCTTCTACCTAACACTTCTTTCCcttctctcaattttttttcaaaccaaCTAAATTTATTAGTCACCCACTCAGTGTGATACATGCAATAGTCGAAATTGTGCTATTGCCACGGCAGACAATCATGAAGATGTCTCAAGAAAGTATATCAAAAATTTAACTAACAAAccttataaatcatataaagtGGCATAGAAATACGGAATGGAAAGTGATAAACTTACTCATATTTTCTAGAGAGTATCCGCAACACAAATAAAGCCCcataaatttgttgattttgcaAGTTGAACTTCACCCAATCCAGAAGACGTGGCCATTGTTCTGGGTAGTCAGCATAAATGATTGTCTTGAGGCTCTCTCCAAGTTGTGATCTGGATACGAAAATTAgggaaagaaacaaattatggtTGTTGTTGAGACTTATAGAAGATACGGTCGGGACCAAGGTAATGAGAAAAAAGGCAAACTTCAGAAAAATCATCCTTTATCTGCCGTTTTTAATATCTAGCAACTAAGGATAATGCAGAGGCACATTCAAAAGATGCATATACAAAAGTGAGGACTATAACCTATCAGACAAGATGATTAGCAATTTGAAGGCATGATTAACCGTACATGTTACACATATTTCATAAAATCGCTAAAAATCAGACCACGTCAGAGTTCAAACGCTATCAGGGAAATTTACCTGAGTAAGGTTGGAACTTGGGTGACATAGACGAGAATATTGTCTCTCACCAATTCTTTGTCACTTTGCAATATCTTTTGTTGCTCTCCTGAGCCAtcaaaaataagcaaaaataatctaaaatctcCCAGAAGTTAAAGCCGGGGACAAGATAATCACAAGTGCAAATTATTACCAGAATCCTCAGGTGACCAGTTCTTAGCAATGAAATTTTTGAACTGAATACTAGCAATTTGACGCACTGCCATGTCACAATTTCCATCCACGGCTATCTGCAACAACCTCACCAAATGCTGAGGCGTGTTCTGCAACTGCAACACAGAGAATAACGAGAAACCGTAAATCCCAACTACAACAACATCTGGattaaatcaaatcaaagatttgtcaaaaaaataatggGATCCTTTGAAATATCTTGGGTAATACACTTATCCGCCTATAAGAAATACCTAAACATGAACTCACAGCTCCAAAACTTCAagattaaaataacaaaataatctCGTACATCTCAGGGACGAATCAAACACGCGAAGAATATTANaaaaaaaaaaaaaaaaaaaaaaaagcccggAGAGAATTCAAGTGAAAACTGAGAAACCTGATTGAGCTGCTGCTCGGAAGCTTTGCGTTCATCGGGAACAGGACTGAGAACGGCGGCCTGAAGGATCAAAGCGAGGCTAGGCAGATCCATCCTGCGTGGAGTTTGAAAACCAGGACACTAGACACAGAGTGATGACGACGATCAGAGGCAGTGGCGGATTCGATTGAAAATATCCAGAGTTCAAAATCCCTTGGATACAGCTGAATTTGAGTAAAGGGGGGAGGAGATTCTCAGAAGAGCATGATAGGGTTTTAGAGCGACAAGAATGGCGgagaagaagggagaagaagggagaagaagatttttGATAGTTGGGCGAGtgtggggagagagagagagagagagagagagagagctggaCTGGACGATATAGGAGTATTTAAATCCCTAGGGTTGTTTAACTAACCAACCAATTTCGATTTTTGGTCCTATTTTTCCGGTTTATGTCGTACCGGGTCTTCTCTTACTTGAGTGACGACGTGTTTACTACTTTATAggaagaaagatgaaagaataaataaaaaagttttcagGTGAGTTTGCCagactataaaataaaaatttgtaaatgtaTGTGTctgaaaaatgttatttttatttatcccTTTTATTTATCTGATGAATTTAGTTAAAATACCAACTAATAC is a genomic window containing:
- the LOC104749705 gene encoding importin beta-like SAD2, whose translation is MDLPSLALILQAAVLSPVPDERKASEQQLNQLQNTPQHLVRLLQIAVDGNCDMAVRQIASIQFKNFIAKNWSPEDSGEQQKILQSDKELVRDNILVYVTQVPTLLRSQLGESLKTIIYADYPEQWPRLLDWVKFNLQNQQIYGALFVLRILSRKYEFKSDEDRTPVARIVEETFPQLLTIFNGLIQIPNPSLEIAELMKLICKIFWSSIYLELPRQLFDLNVFNAWMVLFLSVSERPVPVEGQPLDPELRKSWGWWKVKKWTVHILNRLYSRFGDPSLQSPENKPFAQSFQNNYAGRILEGHLNFLNTIRIGGYLPDRVTNLLLQYLSNSISKKSMYKMLLPRLDVLLFEIVFPLMCFNDNDQKLWEEDPHEYVRKGYNIIEDLYSPRTASMDFVNELVRKRGKANLPKFVQFVVGIFRSYDEAPAERKPYRQKDGAMLAVGALCDKLKQIDPYKSELERMLVQHIFPEFSSPVGHLRAKAAWVAGQYAHINFSDQNNFRKALHSVVSGLRDPDLPVRVDSVFALRSFVEACKDLNEIRPILPQLLDEFFKLMNEVENEDLVFTLETIVDKFGEEMAPFAFGLCQNLAAAFWRCLNTSEANDDSDDMGAFAAVGCLRAISTILESVSSLPQLFVEIEPTILPIMQKMLTTDGQEVFEEVLEIASYMTFYSPTISLDIWSLWPLMVEALVDWAIDFFPNILVPIDNFISRGTAHFLTCKEPDYQQNLYNVLSTLMTDRNIEDSDIESAPKLIEVVFQHCKGQVDQWIEPYLRLTIDRLQRAETSYLKSLLIQVVANMLYYNPGLTLGVLHNTGLISKVFDLWFQMLQQKRKSGLPANFKREHAKKVCCLGLTSLLALPGGQLPDEALQRVFRATLDLLVAYKNQLAEAEKETEVDYEEEMNGLLSDDDEDDDDDGSGGEMGMDDAEDGDEAQSVKLQKLAAQAKVFRYDDDDDDDDSDDDFSDDDEFQSPIDDVDAFVFFVDAIRVMQASDAQRFQNLNQSLDFTYQAIANGVAQHAELRRVEIEKEKQKKLAQAASTPVAAQ